A part of Pectinatus sottacetonis genomic DNA contains:
- the leuS gene encoding leucine--tRNA ligase, with product MDKYCPGKIEKKWQDNWESNGVYTTNEDDTREKYYVLEMFPYPSGNLHMGHVRNYSIGDVIARFKTMQGFNVLHPMGFDAFGMPAENAAIKHGVKPSDWTYSNMDNMIRQQKQIGLSYDWNRLVQTCNPDYYRWTQYLFEIFYKKGLAYKKKATVNWCDSCKTVLANEQVIDGCCWRCDSPVIKKDLEQWFLKITDYADVLLKDLKKLPNWPTRVKTMQENWIGRSEGAEITFTVPNFKENITVYTTRPDTAFGISYMVLAVEHPLVEKLIKNSINKEQIHKFIEHVHNQSELERTSDKLEKEGIFTGAYAINPFNGEKVPIWIANYVLFEYGTGAVMGVPAHDSRDWMFAGKYNLKKKIVITNEDKSLCLEKMSDAYTDDGILINSGEFTGMNNRQAIPAIIDWLEKNKCGKRRINYRLRDWLISRQRYWGAPIPVIYCEKCGTVLVPEKDLPVKLPEDVKFEPGVVSPLAHSSDFVNCTCPKCGGPAKRETDTMDTFICSSWYYMRFADAKNTTAPFDKNIVNKWLPVDQYIGGIEHAILHLLYSRFFTKVLKDAGLVNFDEPFTNLLTQGMVIKDGSKMSKSLGNVVSPEEIISKYGADTARLFILFAAPPERDLEWSDQGVEGAWRFLNRIWRIVLHYENMVKDNPAINTAILNNKEKDLRRIVHTTIKKVTEDIAVRSNFNTAISSIMELVNAFYSIREEKIQPGLINETINSLLLLLAPFAPHITEELWQRIGRPGSIHKAIWPKYDEKALAADELEIVVQINGKVRDKMTIVAQTDPNEIKKQAQTLNRIQKLIQGKNIIKTIYVPKKIVNIVIR from the coding sequence ATGGATAAATATTGCCCAGGTAAAATCGAAAAAAAATGGCAGGATAACTGGGAAAGTAATGGGGTATATACTACTAATGAAGATGATACCAGAGAAAAATACTATGTTTTGGAAATGTTTCCTTATCCATCAGGCAATCTGCATATGGGACATGTGCGAAACTATTCTATCGGTGATGTAATCGCTCGTTTTAAAACTATGCAGGGATTTAATGTACTACATCCTATGGGCTTTGATGCCTTCGGCATGCCTGCAGAAAATGCAGCTATAAAGCATGGTGTTAAACCTTCTGACTGGACATATTCTAATATGGATAACATGATCCGCCAGCAAAAGCAGATAGGACTGTCTTACGACTGGAACAGATTAGTCCAGACCTGTAATCCTGATTATTACCGCTGGACTCAATATTTATTTGAAATTTTTTATAAAAAGGGTCTTGCTTATAAGAAAAAAGCTACCGTTAACTGGTGCGATTCCTGTAAAACAGTCTTAGCTAATGAACAGGTAATTGATGGCTGCTGCTGGCGATGTGATTCTCCTGTAATAAAAAAAGACTTGGAACAATGGTTTTTAAAAATAACTGATTATGCCGATGTTTTATTAAAAGACTTAAAAAAATTACCCAATTGGCCGACCCGTGTCAAAACAATGCAGGAAAACTGGATAGGACGCAGTGAGGGGGCAGAAATAACTTTTACTGTTCCTAATTTCAAGGAAAATATTACTGTTTATACAACAAGACCTGATACTGCTTTCGGCATCAGTTATATGGTTTTAGCTGTTGAACATCCCTTAGTAGAAAAACTTATAAAAAATTCTATTAATAAAGAACAAATACATAAATTTATTGAACATGTCCATAATCAAAGTGAATTGGAACGGACTTCGGATAAATTAGAAAAAGAGGGTATTTTTACCGGAGCATATGCCATCAATCCTTTTAATGGTGAAAAAGTTCCCATATGGATTGCCAATTATGTATTATTTGAATATGGGACAGGCGCTGTTATGGGTGTTCCTGCACACGACAGCCGTGACTGGATGTTTGCCGGTAAATACAATCTTAAGAAAAAAATTGTTATAACTAACGAAGACAAATCTTTATGCCTTGAAAAAATGAGCGATGCTTATACTGATGATGGTATATTAATAAACTCTGGTGAATTTACTGGTATGAATAACCGCCAGGCAATTCCGGCAATAATTGACTGGCTGGAAAAAAACAAATGTGGTAAACGTCGTATCAATTACCGCCTGCGTGACTGGCTTATCTCACGTCAGCGTTACTGGGGGGCCCCCATCCCTGTGATTTACTGCGAAAAATGCGGTACTGTCCTTGTGCCAGAAAAAGATCTTCCTGTTAAGCTACCAGAAGATGTTAAATTTGAACCTGGTGTCGTTTCACCTTTGGCCCACAGCAGTGATTTTGTAAACTGCACTTGTCCTAAATGCGGCGGACCCGCAAAACGAGAAACAGATACAATGGATACTTTTATATGCTCCTCCTGGTACTACATGCGCTTTGCCGATGCCAAAAACACTACGGCTCCATTTGATAAAAACATCGTAAATAAGTGGCTTCCTGTAGATCAATATATTGGCGGCATAGAACATGCCATTTTGCATCTTCTTTATTCCAGATTTTTTACTAAAGTTTTAAAAGATGCCGGGCTGGTAAACTTTGATGAACCTTTTACCAACCTTTTAACTCAAGGTATGGTTATAAAAGATGGTTCTAAAATGAGTAAATCGCTCGGCAATGTTGTTTCTCCAGAAGAAATAATCAGTAAATACGGCGCTGATACCGCCCGCTTATTTATATTGTTTGCTGCTCCGCCAGAACGTGATCTCGAATGGAGTGACCAAGGTGTTGAAGGTGCGTGGAGATTTTTAAATCGCATTTGGCGCATAGTCCTCCATTATGAAAATATGGTAAAAGATAACCCTGCCATTAATACTGCCATTTTAAATAATAAAGAAAAAGACCTGCGCCGTATTGTCCACACAACTATAAAAAAAGTGACTGAAGACATTGCAGTCCGTTCCAACTTCAATACAGCTATAAGTTCCATTATGGAACTAGTAAATGCCTTTTATTCCATACGAGAAGAAAAAATACAACCGGGTCTTATAAATGAAACTATTAACTCCTTATTACTGCTTTTAGCTCCCTTTGCTCCGCATATCACAGAAGAACTTTGGCAGAGAATAGGTCGCCCGGGTAGTATTCATAAAGCAATATGGCCTAAATATGATGAAAAAGCACTTGCTGCCGACGAATTGGAAATAGTTGTTCAGATAAACGGCAAAGTTCGCGATAAAATGACCATTGTGGCACAAACAGATCCAAATGAAATAAAAAAACAGGCTCAAACATTAAACCGCATCCAGAAATTAATCCAAGGAAAAAATATAATAAAAACTATTTATGTGCCTAAAAAAATAGTAAATATTGTCATCAGATAA